Genomic DNA from Gorilla gorilla gorilla isolate KB3781 chromosome 13, NHGRI_mGorGor1-v2.1_pri, whole genome shotgun sequence:
GCTTGGCAtcctttaacttttcttttgttgAATTTTACTATCTGTTTCTATGTAGTTTCAGAATTAAATGTTCTTTCAAAGTATAATAgcagtaagatttttaaaatagatttgagGTTGGGGAAGAAGTTGTCTTGGTCAAACTGTCCTTTACATCTCTCCCATTGCTTCTCTAAACCCTATCCAGGAAGTCCAGAGACATGGAGACAAAGAATTACAGCAGCAGCACCTCAGGCTTCATCCTCCTGGGCCTCTCTTCCAACCCTCAGCTGCAGAAACCTCTCTTTGCCATCTTCCTCATCATGTACCTGCTCACTGCGGTGGGGAATGTGCTCATCATCCTGGCCATCTACTCTGACCCCAGGCTCCACACCCCTATGTACTTTTTTCTCAGCAACTTGTCTTTCATGGATATCTGCTTCACAACAGTCATAGTGCCTAAGATGCTGGTGAATTTTCTATCAGAGACAAAGGTTATCTCCTATGTGGGCTGCCTGGTCCAGATGTACTTCTTTATGGCATTTGCGAACACTGACAGCTACCTGCTGGCCTCTATGGCCATCGACCGGCTGGTGGCCATCTGCAACCCCTTACACTATGATGTGGTTATGAAACCACGGCATTGCCTACTCATGCTATTGGGTTCTTGCAGCATCTCCCACCTGCATTCCCTGTTCCGCGTGCTGCTTATGTCTcgcttgtctttctgtgactctcACATCATTAAGCACTTTTTCTGTGACACCCAGCCTGTGCTAAAGCTCTCCTGCTCTGACACATCCTCCAGCCAGATGGTGGTGATGACTGAGACCTTAGCTATCATCGTGACCCCCTTCCTGTGTATCATCTTCTCCTACCTGCGAATCATCGTCACTGTGCTTAGAATCCCCTCTGCAGCCGGGAAGTGGAAGGCCTTCTCTACCTGTGGCTCCCACCTCACTGTAGTGGTCCTGTTCTATGGGAGTGTCATCTATGTCTATTTTAGGCCTCTGTCCATGTACTCAGTGATGAAGGACCGGGTAGCCACAGTTATGTACACAGTAGTGACACCCATGCTGAACCCTTTCATCTACAGCCTGAGGAACAAAGATATGAAGAGGGGTTTGAAGAAATTAAGAGACAGAATTTACTCATAGAAAGAACAAAATGTTGGCATGTCAAAATCAGGACATGACCTAAAAGATTATTATCAGTTTATCCTCCCTTCCTAACCCTTTTCCACATGGCATTCGAAGAGGTCATGAAAAGTGTTGTTGGATATCAGTAAGAGAATTAACCTGGGAGCAAAACACtcagtttctttatatatatatatacacacacacacacacacacacacacacatatatatatacacacacacatactttaagttctgggatacatgtgcagaacgtgcaggttcattacataggtatacacgtgccatggttgtttgctgcacccatcaacctgtcatctacattaggtatttctcctaatgcaatccttctcctagctccccaccccctggcaggccccagtgtgtgatgttcccctccctttgtccatgtgttctcattgttcaactcccacttatgagtgagaacatgcggtgtttggttttctgttcttgagttagtttgctgagaatgatggcttccaggttcatccatgtccctgcaaaggacatgaactcatcctttttttaatggctggatagtattccatggtgtgtatgtgccacattttctttatccagtctatcattgatggagatttgggttggttccaagtttttgctattgtgaatagtgccacaataaacatacgtgtgcatgtgtctttatagtagaatgacttataatcctttgggtatatacccagtaatggtatttctggttctagatccctgaggaatcgccacactgtcttccacaatggttgaactaatttacacccccatcaacagtgtaaaagccttcctatttccccacatcctctccagcatctgttgtttcctgacttgttaatgatccccattctaactggcatgagatggtatctcaatgtggttttgatttgcatttctctaatgaccagtgatgatgagcttttcttcatatgttgcTGGccgcgtaaatgtcttcttttgagaaatgtccattcatatcctttgcccattttttgatggggttttttttttcttgtaaatttgtttaagatccttatagattctggatattagccctttgtcagatggatagattgcaaaaattttttcccattgtgggccaggcacagtggcttacacctgtaatcccagcactttgggaggctgaggcgggcagatcatgaggtcaggagatcaagtccatcctggctaacacagtgaaaccccatctctactaaaaatacaaaaacaaaaattagctgggcatggtggcatgtgcctgtagtcccagctacttgggaggctgaggcaggagaattgtttgaacttgggaggcagacattgcagtgagccgagatcatgccactgcactccagcttgggcaacagagcgagacaccatcacaaaaaaaaaaattctcccattccgtaggttgcctgttcactctgatgatagtttcttttgctgtgcaaaagctctttagtttaattagatcccatttgtcaattttggcttttgttgccactgcttttgaaAAACACTCAGTTTCTATCCATGACTTTGACCAAATACGTATTTAATCTCAGGCTAGGTACTGATAGGAATCCATATTTTAGGAAAACCACTTCAGCTCTCCTCAATAGACTGGCTTCCATATGGTAAAATAAAGCTTTTCTACAAATACATCTTCTATATGCCTGACAATGGGTCCCAGTCAAGGAGTTATAAATCCTGTTAGTCTTCAGAAGTGGAAACCACATGGGTTTGGTAGGAAATTGGAAAGAACTTTTTGGAAAAGTGACATAAGCTTATCCTTAAAATAGACTGAATTTTGACAAAGGAAGTTCCAAAGGATGAGGAAATGGTCAACGCATTTCACATAGTAAAAACCAGCCAAGCACACAGAGGCAatacattttggaatattttttagaaacactGAAAAACCCTGTGAGTCTTATTCAGTTTGAGGGTAAGGACAATCCAATCGAACAGATAGAATGAtccaaaaagaatatttattccaCCCCCCAACACCAAAGTGTCATGACAGTATGAGTTCTCGGTACCCTAccccttttccctctttttttttttttttgagatggagtcttgctctgatgcccagtctagagtgcagtgacgagatctcagctcactgcaaactctgcccactgggttcaaacaattctcctgcctcagcctccctagtagctggaattacaggcgtgtgccaccatgcccagctaagttttgtactttcagtagagacggggttttgccatgttggccaggctggttcccttctgttttttaagagacagggtctcactctgtcacccaagctggagtacagtgacacaatcatagctcactgtacctcaaactccagggctgaGTGATCCCATTCCTTTTTAATTCCTCTGTTCTTATGTCCAGCATCCTCACTAAGCTACCCTTTATATCTTAGAAAAAGCCATGTTTGTCAGTCAGGATAAGCTAGGATATACTGTGGAAATAAACAATCTCCAGTTGGATCTTAAAACTAAAGGTTATTATAATTTGCCCTAAACATCCACCATAGAAAAATATAACGATGCTGCTCATTTTAACCAATCAGGGATCCAAAATGGTAGATCAGGCACCACTGTGAACATTGATCATCATTCTGTCAGAAGCTGAGAAAGACACTGGAAGATTTTACATTGCCAACTAAATATTCTAGTCCAGAAGTGACCCACGCCACTTCTGACCATAACTTATCGTCCAAAACACATCCCATGACCCCACTCAAACACAAGGGAGCCAGAAGGCACAATCCAACCAGGTGCCTCTAAGATGGAGAGGCAGAAGTATTTGATGAATAGCATTAATGACTACTACACAGCTATATTAACACACAAACATATCAATGTACATCAGGTGCTTTATTAATCCTCCCTAATGATGTTATTGTCAATAAAAATAGTAATGTAGGACTTATACACTCTCTGGAAAATTTCTGCCTCAATTATTTCAGCAAGTTTTCACAACCACCAGCTTTTCTGGGTCGCAGGCTTGTTAATGGCAGGACCTGAAGTTGAATACAAGTCTTTTGGCCTTAAAGATATAGCAAGAGGTGTGTAATGGTCTAATGGAACACAGGGACACCTAGCCTACAACATCAGGGTTCCATTCCTGTCACTCTTTTCACTAAATCCTCCTAATTATAAGGAAGTAACCAGCAAGCCAGAAAAGCTAATTTGCAGTAGCCTCTGTATTCGTTTAAGCACACCTGACTTTTACCACTATCTCCCACCAATCACTTGATTTTGAGATGCTGGCCTAGAAGacatatttgctttctatttcctttatttatatgtcatagtTTTCTCATACTCAACTAAGTGCCATAGCAACTTTAGAATGTGAGAATTCCTggcatatattaataaataaattcactaaTTACAGCctacaataattttaaagctaattAAGCCCTTTGACCCCAAGAATCATAACTTCTATTTTTCAGTTCTGAGATCAGCCTGACTTTTTTTCCTCAACAAATGCATGGCCACTAAAAAAAATCacgatttttttaatgaaaaactttAAGATATTCCCAGAAATTCAAActaaaagaaattctaaataaCAAGTGACCATGAGATAGCACTTTGGgataaaaaaaagtttccagtCTACCCCTTTGGTAAATCCTAAACTTCTCAGTTGGAATTGGAGGGTTCTCTGTCAGGATATGATGCCAGTTTCCCCAAGTCACAATAAGGGACTGTCAGTGGGTAAGCAGCATCTGAAGACTTTAATAAGATTTTTGCTTTTCTAACATGAGAGCCCAGATGTTAACTCAGAAATGTGCTAATAAGCAtcagtaagaggaaaaaaaatgtttcttgaagGTAGATATAATCAGAAGAAGGGTCTACGCAGACCTCTGAGCATCTTGCCACATCAGGTGGAATCCtagaatacaatagaataatAATACTATAAGCCTGTCCTTTGTTAAAAGAATTATAAATGTATTGAGTCCTTTTAGTGCAAGTTcatttcaaaaacataaatattagAGATTTTGCTCAATACTAAACTAAAAAACAATCCAGCTCATTGAACACATGTTGCCTGTCTATTAGAGCAAGTGATATCAACTAGGAACACTGCGTAGCATGAGTTCTGAGGAGAATGTGAGGGAAGAATAAAAAGTATTTCTGGCATTGAAAAGTTTGATAGAGAATATATTATTGAGGGGGACTTAACAGGAATAGTCACAGAATCCAAGAAAAGAGGAAGCTTCAAGAGGCAGGGGCTATTAATAAGTGACCAAATATGAtgaaagtttaataagcaaaGTAAGCCTGAAGATTGTCCATTGGCTTTAATGATATGGTGGTCATTGATGCCCTTGGTGAATTGGCAatggagaaatgga
This window encodes:
- the LOC101142549 gene encoding LOW QUALITY PROTEIN: olfactory receptor 1L4 (The sequence of the model RefSeq protein was modified relative to this genomic sequence to represent the inferred CDS: substituted 1 base at 1 genomic stop codon) yields the protein MSRFYYLKVGEEVVLVKLSFTSLPLLLXTLSRKSRDMETKNYSSSTSGFILLGLSSNPQLQKPLFAIFLIMYLLTAVGNVLIILAIYSDPRLHTPMYFFLSNLSFMDICFTTVIVPKMLVNFLSETKVISYVGCLVQMYFFMAFANTDSYLLASMAIDRLVAICNPLHYDVVMKPRHCLLMLLGSCSISHLHSLFRVLLMSRLSFCDSHIIKHFFCDTQPVLKLSCSDTSSSQMVVMTETLAIIVTPFLCIIFSYLRIIVTVLRIPSAAGKWKAFSTCGSHLTVVVLFYGSVIYVYFRPLSMYSVMKDRVATVMYTVVTPMLNPFIYSLRNKDMKRGLKKLRDRIYS